The Salinibaculum sp. SYNS191 genome has a window encoding:
- a CDS encoding heavy metal translocating P-type ATPase, producing the protein MTGCTLCDLEVPDPPVTAGDVDGEFCCQGCLQVARALDDVDVEDADPEDLLDSADAEEADGEVAYLSVDGMHCSTCEVFLESTTTDHQGVNGAAASYATDTMKVVYDPDEVAENDLPDIVSGAGYEAREQAVDTEPENEDAQVARFLAGGGFFGMMTMMWYVLFIYPQHFGFDPVVEFGFFGRAYLLGQIWLFSSAVLFYTGWPLLRGAYVSLRAGQPNMDLLVALAATSAYVYSTAVTLTGGIDVYFDVTVAIVLVVTAGNYYEDRVKRSAIRLLSDLTAERVSEARTRDGETVPVEEVDPGTELLVRPGERVPLDGTVEEGVAAVDEALVTGESLPVTKRPGDEVVGGGVVTDTPLVVAVSEEGTSTLDRIVGMLWDIQSSRPGVQKLADKLATVFVPLVTVLAVLTAGATLALGGSVTSAILVGLTVLIVSCPCALGLATPLAVAAGVQRAAEEGIVVASDTLFETLPETDVVALDKTGTLTSGTMTVTEVDGDTEVLARAAALERYSNHPVADAIVAHAAEEREDPTAGLSVGGSDAAADGGTQALDSETVDAGDSPVAVETKGVVGRVEDAETVVGHPDLFAERGWEVPAEYRERAAEATAAGAVPVLVGWDGAVRGLLVVSDEPRASWDETVTTLAAEDRDVVVLTGDDSAAAEQFRDHPDVDEVFTGVPPDGKVAAIQRLQERGRVAMVGDGANDAPALAAADVGIAIAQGTKLAAEAADAVVTSGRLDAVPTLFDVAGGTKRRVRQNLGWAFGYNAVAIPLAAAGMLNPLFAALAMTASSTLVVLNSSRSVVPSE; encoded by the coding sequence ATGACAGGTTGTACACTCTGTGACCTGGAGGTGCCCGACCCGCCCGTCACCGCCGGGGACGTCGACGGTGAGTTCTGCTGCCAGGGCTGTCTCCAGGTCGCGCGCGCACTCGACGACGTGGACGTCGAAGACGCCGACCCCGAGGACCTGCTCGACAGCGCCGACGCCGAGGAGGCCGACGGCGAGGTCGCCTACCTCTCGGTCGACGGCATGCACTGCTCGACCTGCGAGGTGTTCCTGGAGTCGACGACGACCGACCACCAGGGGGTGAACGGCGCGGCCGCCAGTTACGCGACGGATACGATGAAGGTGGTCTACGACCCCGACGAGGTGGCCGAGAACGACCTGCCCGACATCGTCTCCGGGGCGGGCTACGAGGCCCGCGAGCAGGCCGTCGACACCGAACCCGAAAACGAGGACGCCCAGGTCGCCCGCTTCCTCGCCGGCGGCGGCTTCTTCGGCATGATGACGATGATGTGGTACGTCCTCTTCATCTACCCGCAGCACTTCGGGTTCGACCCCGTCGTCGAGTTCGGGTTCTTCGGGCGGGCGTACCTGCTCGGCCAGATCTGGCTGTTCAGCTCCGCCGTCCTGTTCTACACCGGCTGGCCGCTGCTGCGCGGCGCGTACGTCAGCCTGCGGGCCGGCCAGCCGAACATGGACCTGCTGGTGGCCCTGGCCGCGACCAGCGCCTACGTCTACAGCACGGCGGTCACCCTCACCGGCGGCATCGACGTCTACTTCGACGTGACCGTGGCCATCGTCCTCGTCGTGACCGCGGGCAACTACTACGAGGACCGCGTCAAGCGGTCTGCCATCCGCCTCCTCTCGGATCTGACCGCCGAGCGCGTCTCGGAGGCGCGGACCCGCGACGGCGAGACGGTGCCGGTCGAGGAGGTGGACCCCGGCACTGAACTCCTGGTCCGGCCGGGCGAGCGCGTCCCGCTGGACGGCACCGTCGAGGAGGGCGTCGCGGCCGTCGACGAGGCGCTGGTCACCGGCGAGTCGCTGCCGGTCACCAAGCGGCCCGGCGACGAGGTGGTCGGCGGCGGCGTCGTCACCGACACGCCGCTGGTCGTCGCCGTGAGCGAGGAGGGGACGAGCACGCTGGACCGCATCGTCGGGATGCTGTGGGACATCCAGAGTTCCCGGCCGGGCGTCCAGAAGCTCGCCGACAAACTCGCGACGGTGTTCGTGCCGCTGGTGACGGTGCTGGCGGTGCTGACCGCCGGCGCGACGCTGGCGCTGGGCGGGTCGGTCACCAGTGCGATTCTGGTGGGTCTGACGGTCCTCATCGTCTCCTGTCCGTGTGCGCTGGGACTGGCGACGCCGCTCGCCGTCGCGGCGGGCGTCCAGCGGGCCGCCGAGGAGGGCATCGTCGTCGCCTCCGACACGCTGTTCGAGACGCTGCCGGAGACGGACGTGGTGGCGCTGGACAAGACGGGCACGCTGACCAGCGGCACGATGACCGTCACCGAGGTCGACGGCGACACAGAGGTACTCGCGCGTGCGGCCGCGCTCGAACGGTACTCGAACCACCCGGTCGCGGACGCAATCGTCGCCCACGCGGCAGAGGAACGCGAGGACCCGACGGCGGGTCTCAGCGTCGGCGGCAGCGACGCGGCGGCAGACGGCGGGACGCAGGCCCTGGACAGTGAGACGGTCGACGCCGGGGACTCGCCGGTGGCCGTCGAGACGAAAGGCGTCGTCGGCAGAGTCGAGGACGCGGAGACGGTCGTCGGCCACCCGGACCTCTTCGCCGAGCGGGGCTGGGAGGTCCCAGCGGAGTACCGCGAGCGCGCCGCTGAGGCGACCGCCGCCGGTGCCGTGCCGGTGCTGGTCGGGTGGGACGGCGCGGTGAGGGGGCTGCTCGTGGTCAGCGACGAACCCCGCGCCTCGTGGGACGAGACGGTCACCACGCTGGCGGCCGAGGACAGGGACGTCGTCGTGCTCACCGGCGACGACAGCGCGGCGGCCGAGCAGTTCCGGGACCACCCGGACGTGGACGAGGTGTTCACCGGCGTCCCGCCCGACGGGAAGGTGGCCGCGATACAGCGCCTGCAGGAACGGGGCCGCGTCGCGATGGTCGGCGACGGGGCGAACGACGCGCCCGCGCTTGCGGCCGCGGACGTCGGCATCGCCATCGCTCAGGGGACGAAACTCGCCGCCGAGGCCGCGGACGCGGTCGTCACGAGCGGACGACTCGACGCGGTGCCGACGCTGTTCGACGTGGCCGGAGGGACCAAACGCCGCGTCCGGCAGAACCTCGGCTGGGCCTTCGGCTACAACGCCGTGGCGATTCCGCTCGCGGCGGCGGGGATGCTGAATCCCCTCTTCGCGGCGCTGGCGATGACGGCCAGCAGCACGCTCGTCGTGCTCAATTCGAGCCGGTCCGTCGTTCCCAGCGAGTGA
- a CDS encoding lycopene cyclase domain-containing protein, producing the protein MLPDITVFGAYTYLVTELFWGGIALSLVAYADAYRQAARTVLILYPPAYVWDWYTLEVGVFEIPLRTGVELAGIPIEEHIFMILVPAMVVGAHETLRKLDAAGRLPGPLAGG; encoded by the coding sequence GTGCTGCCAGATATCACCGTCTTCGGCGCGTACACGTACCTCGTCACGGAACTGTTCTGGGGGGGTATCGCCCTCTCGCTGGTCGCCTACGCGGACGCGTACCGGCAGGCCGCCCGCACCGTGCTCATCCTGTACCCACCCGCGTACGTCTGGGACTGGTACACGCTCGAAGTCGGCGTCTTCGAGATTCCGCTGCGGACCGGCGTGGAACTCGCCGGAATCCCGATAGAGGAACACATCTTCATGATTCTCGTCCCCGCGATGGTCGTCGGCGCACACGAGACGCTCCGGAAACTCGACGCGGCGGGTCGCCTGCCCGGTCCCCTGGCCGGGGGCTGA
- a CDS encoding HTH domain-containing protein: MSSTASPRVELYVRSLASRTGRRERIIERLRDLEAAGEVGSVEVTIWGEAVALSSPATETDRGRELLDAVGRFREWADDAGVSLDCVFRNCRTESTITGTTYATLRLPTAAMVEYDEGDIVAVTPHRRDRGVRTVEDRLEQLAGQKESADDPGVVGH, translated from the coding sequence ATGTCCTCCACAGCGTCCCCACGAGTCGAACTGTACGTCAGGTCACTGGCCTCCCGGACAGGCCGCCGGGAACGAATCATCGAACGACTGCGCGACCTGGAAGCGGCCGGAGAGGTCGGGTCGGTCGAAGTCACCATCTGGGGTGAGGCAGTCGCACTGTCGAGTCCCGCAACCGAGACGGACCGGGGTCGGGAACTCCTGGACGCGGTGGGTCGCTTCCGGGAGTGGGCGGACGACGCCGGCGTCTCGCTCGACTGCGTCTTCCGGAACTGCCGAACCGAGTCGACCATCACCGGAACGACGTACGCGACGCTCCGCCTGCCGACGGCGGCGATGGTGGAGTACGACGAGGGCGACATCGTCGCAGTCACACCGCACCGGCGCGACCGGGGCGTTCGGACCGTCGAGGACCGACTCGAACAACTGGCCGGACAGAAGGAGTCAGCGGACGACCCCGGAGTCGTCGGGCACTGA
- a CDS encoding HTH domain-containing protein: MDRQPPSVELYVQSLTPSGATHRLESILDQLDRLDRRGDIAGYDVTVWGETVMPDSLAARTDFGREVLETVDEFESWASAYGVSVERFYPTETVDSTLTGGEFTTVSLPVMAMAEYVDGRLQHVTPHEGDGIQTVSDRLDALADRDTSGHDRERDDAPTVPAADDD, encoded by the coding sequence ATGGACAGGCAGCCACCGTCCGTCGAACTGTACGTCCAGTCGCTCACACCGAGTGGCGCGACGCACCGTCTCGAATCGATTCTCGACCAGCTTGACAGACTCGACCGACGCGGCGACATCGCCGGCTACGACGTCACGGTCTGGGGCGAGACGGTCATGCCCGATTCGCTCGCGGCCCGGACGGACTTCGGGCGAGAGGTCCTGGAGACCGTCGACGAGTTCGAATCGTGGGCGTCGGCCTACGGCGTCTCCGTCGAGCGCTTCTACCCGACCGAGACCGTCGACTCGACGCTGACCGGCGGGGAGTTCACGACCGTCTCGCTGCCGGTCATGGCGATGGCGGAGTACGTCGACGGCCGCCTCCAGCACGTCACCCCCCACGAGGGGGACGGCATCCAGACGGTCTCGGACCGGCTCGACGCACTCGCGGACCGCGACACCTCCGGCCACGACCGGGAGCGCGACGACGCACCGACGGTCCCGGCGGCCGACGACGACTGA
- a CDS encoding SRPBCC family protein: METVSLSRSFEGSAADVRAAMTDLGPFMEAAGFDEVTVDGDRIEITNHVGLLTITLSLRRLDTGVALAYEQVDGVFDTMETRYTLSEGEGTVTVTATTDFELDAALVGPILDGTIISRQRRRELTGQFDYLERVAATPAE; encoded by the coding sequence ATGGAGACTGTCTCGCTCAGCCGGTCCTTCGAGGGGTCGGCCGCCGACGTCCGCGCGGCGATGACCGACCTTGGGCCGTTCATGGAGGCCGCCGGCTTCGACGAGGTGACAGTCGACGGCGACCGCATCGAGATAACAAACCACGTCGGCCTGCTGACGATAACTCTCTCCCTGCGGCGTCTCGACACCGGGGTCGCGCTCGCGTACGAACAGGTCGACGGCGTCTTCGACACGATGGAGACGCGGTACACGCTCTCGGAGGGCGAGGGCACCGTCACCGTCACCGCGACGACGGACTTCGAACTCGACGCGGCGCTCGTGGGTCCGATACTCGACGGGACCATCATCTCGCGCCAGCGCCGGAGAGAACTGACCGGCCAGTTCGACTACCTGGAACGGGTCGCGGCGACGCCCGCAGAATAG
- a CDS encoding helix-turn-helix domain-containing protein, with protein MPQAKLRLTIPEEVWLGRLTRDHPEETVRILAALSDADAGVGLAELTGEDPDGLLQEMRDVAEVTSLEVLKRADGEALVQFETTMPLLLLPARDSGVPLEMPFEIRDGTAVLEVTAPTDRLSELGSQLEAFGISYSVDYVQERLGDEQLLTERQRRLVLAAVEQGYYDTPRRVTLTGLAETLDIAKSTASETLHRAEGKIIKQFAAELSEPSRDGDEG; from the coding sequence ATGCCCCAGGCGAAGTTGCGGCTCACGATTCCCGAGGAGGTATGGCTCGGGCGGCTCACGCGGGACCACCCCGAAGAGACGGTTCGGATTCTCGCCGCGCTGTCGGACGCCGACGCAGGGGTCGGGCTGGCGGAACTGACCGGCGAGGACCCCGATGGACTGCTCCAGGAGATGCGCGACGTTGCGGAGGTGACCTCGCTGGAAGTGCTGAAACGCGCGGACGGCGAAGCGCTGGTGCAGTTCGAGACGACGATGCCGCTGCTGTTGCTGCCGGCCCGGGACTCCGGCGTGCCGCTGGAGATGCCCTTCGAGATTCGGGACGGGACGGCGGTGCTGGAGGTCACGGCACCGACAGACCGGCTCTCGGAACTGGGGTCGCAACTGGAGGCCTTTGGCATCTCCTACTCCGTCGACTACGTGCAGGAGCGCCTCGGCGACGAGCAACTACTGACCGAGCGCCAGCGACGACTCGTCCTCGCCGCGGTCGAACAGGGGTACTACGACACACCGCGGCGGGTAACACTGACGGGGCTGGCCGAGACGCTCGACATCGCGAAGTCGACCGCCAGCGAGACGCTACACCGCGCGGAGGGGAAGATAATCAAGCAGTTCGCCGCGGAACTGTCCGAGCCGTCGCGTGACGGGGACGAGGGCTGA
- a CDS encoding inorganic phosphate transporter — translation MTEVLLIIGLFIAAFVGFNIGGANTGPAFGPAVGSGVLSKVLAGALMSLFFFVGAWTIGRRVVDTLGTELVTSTTIFSLEANVTVLFFIGGALFLGNYVGVPASTSMTAVGAIAGLGLAANELAWGVMGRIATWWIVAPIIAFWVSGVIGRYFYSQLNRRVALVQSQGPLVTIDRSGTVPSVRRGPNTSYRELIGTSVVVVIGCLMAFSAGTSNIANAIAPLVGSGDLEMNIGIIFGSVAVAVGALTIARRTLDTLGNDLTQLPLTAAIVVATVSATIVIALSAIGIPASFVIIATMSIVGLGWGRATRTTTVAEGVRGEGGTVSVGALAGDEPGEELPAIGEEDPEDIPEATELFNPSTTARVVLMQNLVPMIATVSAYLTFRFLPIFTF, via the coding sequence GTGACCGAAGTTCTGCTTATCATCGGCCTTTTCATCGCCGCATTCGTCGGATTCAACATCGGGGGCGCGAACACGGGCCCGGCCTTCGGCCCGGCGGTCGGGTCGGGCGTGCTGTCGAAGGTTCTTGCGGGGGCGCTGATGTCGCTGTTTTTCTTCGTCGGCGCCTGGACCATCGGCCGCCGGGTCGTCGACACGCTCGGTACGGAACTCGTCACCAGCACGACCATCTTCTCGCTGGAGGCAAACGTCACCGTCCTCTTTTTCATCGGCGGTGCGCTGTTTCTCGGCAACTACGTCGGCGTTCCCGCGTCCACGTCGATGACCGCCGTCGGTGCCATCGCCGGCCTGGGGCTGGCCGCGAACGAACTCGCCTGGGGCGTGATGGGTCGCATCGCGACCTGGTGGATCGTCGCGCCCATCATCGCCTTCTGGGTGTCCGGCGTCATCGGCCGGTACTTCTACTCCCAGCTCAACCGCCGCGTCGCGCTCGTCCAGAGCCAGGGTCCCCTCGTCACAATCGACCGGTCCGGGACAGTCCCCAGTGTCCGCCGCGGACCCAACACCAGCTATCGGGAACTCATCGGGACCAGCGTCGTCGTCGTCATCGGCTGTTTGATGGCCTTCTCCGCGGGCACGTCGAACATCGCCAACGCCATCGCGCCGCTGGTCGGGAGTGGCGACCTCGAAATGAACATCGGCATCATCTTCGGTTCCGTCGCCGTCGCCGTCGGCGCGCTGACCATCGCCCGCCGGACGCTGGACACGCTGGGCAACGACCTCACCCAGCTCCCCCTGACCGCGGCCATCGTCGTCGCCACCGTCAGCGCGACCATCGTCATCGCCCTGTCGGCCATCGGCATCCCCGCCAGTTTCGTCATCATCGCGACCATGAGCATCGTGGGTCTCGGCTGGGGCCGCGCGACGCGAACCACCACGGTCGCCGAGGGTGTCCGGGGCGAGGGCGGCACCGTCTCCGTCGGCGCACTGGCCGGCGACGAACCCGGCGAGGAACTGCCCGCTATCGGCGAGGAGGACCCCGAGGACATCCCGGAGGCGACGGAACTGTTCAACCCCTCGACCACCGCGCGCGTCGTCCTGATGCAGAACCTCGTCCCGATGATTGCGACCGTCAGCGCCTATCTGACGTTCCGCTTTCTCCCCATCTTCACCTTCTGA
- a CDS encoding BolA family protein: MQTDDVEALIEAGVPDATAEVTTPRNPDDDAHFAAVIVSPVFEGESLVDRHQRVYDALDGHMTNDIHAIEITAYTPEEYEE; encoded by the coding sequence ATGCAGACGGACGACGTCGAGGCGCTCATCGAGGCGGGCGTCCCGGACGCGACGGCGGAGGTCACGACACCGCGCAACCCCGACGACGACGCACACTTCGCGGCTGTCATCGTCTCGCCCGTGTTCGAGGGGGAGTCACTGGTCGACCGACACCAGCGCGTCTACGACGCCCTCGACGGGCACATGACAAACGACATCCACGCCATCGAGATTACCGCCTACACGCCCGAGGAGTACGAGGAGTAG
- a CDS encoding glutaredoxin family protein, which produces MAFESESEYSQEELNERVDDLLADNEVVLFMKGNELMPQCGYSRKALALIQQHREDVETVDVLQALDKYRVALERHSNRETIPQTFVDGEFVGGSDILEQLHERGELGQTLDA; this is translated from the coding sequence ATGGCATTCGAATCCGAATCCGAGTACTCCCAGGAGGAACTCAACGAGCGCGTCGACGACCTGCTGGCGGACAACGAGGTGGTCCTGTTCATGAAGGGCAACGAGTTGATGCCACAGTGTGGCTACTCGCGGAAGGCGCTGGCGCTCATCCAGCAACACCGCGAGGACGTGGAGACAGTAGACGTGCTCCAGGCGCTGGACAAGTACCGCGTGGCTCTGGAGCGCCACAGCAACCGCGAGACGATTCCCCAGACGTTCGTCGACGGTGAGTTCGTCGGCGGGAGCGACATCCTCGAACAGCTACACGAGCGGGGCGAACTCGGCCAGACGCTCGACGCCTGA